AGCCGTTAACGACCTGACGGATGATGCGACGCTGGCACATCTGCTCAAGTACGACAGCATCTACGGCAAGTTCCACGGCAAGATCGAGGTCGGCGAGGGCTGCTTCATCGTCGACGGCGTGAAGATCAAGAGCGTTGCCGAGCGCGACCCGGCACAGCTTCCGTGGGGCGAACTCGGTGCGGAGATCGTTCTCGAGTCCACCGGCCGCTTCACCGACGCAGACAAGGCCAGTGCGCACCTCCAGGCCGGCGCGAAGAAGGTCGTCATTTCCGCCCCGGCTAAGGGCGAGGGCGTCAAGACGATCGTTCTGGGCGTCAACGACGAAGAGTACTGCCCGAAGAGCCACAACCTTGTCTCGAACGCGTCCTGCACCACCAACTGCCTGGCGCCGATGTGCAAGGTTCTCCTCGACAACTTCGGTATCGAGAACGGCCTGATGACCACGATCCACAGCTACACCAATGACCAGGTCATCCTTGACTTCCCGCACAAGGACCTGCGCCGCGCCCGCGCCGCAGCTCTGAACATGATCCCGACGACCACCGGTGCCGCCAAGGCCATCGGCGAAGTCCTTCCGGCCCTCAAGGGCAAGATGCACGGGTATGCGATGCGCGTCCCGACCCCGACCGGTTCGGTCACGGACCTCACCGTCAACCTGAGCAAGGCCGCGACGGCCGACGAGATCAACGCAGCCTTCAAGGCCGCTGCTGAGTGTGGCCCGCTGGCCTCCGTGCTCGACTACACCGATGAGCCGATCGTCCTCAGCGACATCGTTGCGTCGCCGGCTTCCTGCACCTTCGACTCCGGCTTCACCTGCGTGCTTGGCGACAAGTTCGTCAAGATCATCGGCTGGTACGACAACGAGTGGGGCTACAGCAACCGCGCCGCCGAGCTCATGGCCAAGATGGCCTCCATGGGCATCGGATAGGCATGACCCCCTCTCCGCGGTCCCGGTGTCGCCCTCAAGGCGTGCAGGGACCTGCGGGTGGTAGCCAACCAGAGACGACACATCGGGGCGAGGCCGACTGGCCTCGCCCCCTTTGTACACGCTGCCATGGCTCAGAGTAGAAGGGCTCACTTCACAAGAGGAGCGTGAGATTCTTGGCCACGAAGACCCTCAAGGATGTTGACCTGACCGGCAAGACCGTATTCGTGCGCGTAGATTTCAACGTCCCGCTGGACGGCGCTCAGATCACTGACGACACTCGCATCCGTGCCGCACTTCCGACGATCCAGCACCTCAGCGGTTCCAAGCTCGTACTGGCCTCGCACCTCGGCCGCCCGAAGGGCAAGAGGAAGCCCGAGGAGAGCCTGGCGCCCTGCGCTGCACGGCTGAGCGAGCTTCTGGGCAAGCCCGTGACCTTCGTCACCGACTGCCTCGGCCCGGAGAAGGAGGCCGCCATCGCCGCCATGAAGGACGG
This genomic interval from Armatimonadia bacterium contains the following:
- the gap gene encoding type I glyceraldehyde-3-phosphate dehydrogenase produces the protein MATKVGINGFGRIGRQVFKALWERFRGDIEVVAVNDLTDDATLAHLLKYDSIYGKFHGKIEVGEGCFIVDGVKIKSVAERDPAQLPWGELGAEIVLESTGRFTDADKASAHLQAGAKKVVISAPAKGEGVKTIVLGVNDEEYCPKSHNLVSNASCTTNCLAPMCKVLLDNFGIENGLMTTIHSYTNDQVILDFPHKDLRRARAAALNMIPTTTGAAKAIGEVLPALKGKMHGYAMRVPTPTGSVTDLTVNLSKAATADEINAAFKAAAECGPLASVLDYTDEPIVLSDIVASPASCTFDSGFTCVLGDKFVKIIGWYDNEWGYSNRAAELMAKMASMGIG